The window CACCAGGCATCAATATTCGCCTTCCCCTGGGCAAGTAACTCCCCAAGACTCGGTGTTGAGGCCGGTACCCCAAGCCCGAGAAAATCCAGACTGGTCAATGCAAGAATGGCGGCAGAGATGCGAAAAGGCAGAAATGTTATAACCGGTGTCATTCCATTGGGGAGAAGATGGCGATACATAATCGTGATATTGCTTACCCCCAGAGCTTTTGCAGCTTTCACGTACTCCATATTTCTTCCTTTCAAAAATTCCGCCCTGACGTAATCCGAAAGACCCATCCAGCTGAAAAGAGAAAGTAATATCAAAAGCAGTAGTATACTTGGCTGAAAAATGGAAGAGAAAATGATCAGCAGATACAATTCAGGCATCGAGCCCCAGACCTCAATAAATCTCTGAAAAAACAGATCTGTTTTCCCACCGAAATAGCCCTGCACCGAACCAGCCAGAATACCTATCAGGGTCCCGACAGTTGTCAGCACCAAGCCGAAGACCACGCTGATTCGAAACCCATAAATAAGACGAGCCAGCACATCCCTGCCCCGATCATCCGTACCCAGCCAATTGACTGAAGACGGTGGTGAAGGCACCGGCTGGTTAATGTTCAGATTTATGGAGTCATAGCTGTGACCATTAATCGGGAAAAAGGCTACTCCTCCCTGCCGCTCCATGAGTTCCTTAAAATACGGGTCCGAGTAATCGGTCTCTGTCTCGAAATAGCCACCAAATGCTGTCTCCGGGTAGGCAATAAAAAGCGGGAAATGGGGCCTGCCTTCGTAGACCACCAGCAGAGGCTTATCATTACTGATGACTTCCGCAAAGAGACTCGTCAGAAAAAGGATTGAAAAAATAACAAGACTCCAATATCCCCGCCGGCTTCGCTTAAACTGTTGCCACCGCCTATTAGCCAGGCTCTGTTGAGCAGGTCTGAATAATTTTACCTTCGTCTCTTTCATCGGCCATCCAACAATACCGGCTGTTTCTGCCGCTTTCCCCGGCCTACTCATCGATATCCTCAAAACTTATCCTCGGATCGACAAAGACATAGCTGAGATCAGACAACAGCCGCGAAACAAGCCCCAGCAGTGTAAAGAAATAGAGCGTACCCAAAACAACAGGATAATCCCGGTTAAGCACGGACTGATAGCCGAGCAGCCCCATACCATCCAGCGAAAAAATTGTTTCAATAAGGAGGCTTCCGGTAAAAAATGATGCCAGGAAGTAGCCGGGAAAACCGGTGATAATAGGAATAATGGCATTGCGGAAAACGTGCTTATAGAGAACCTGCCCCTCGCTCATTCCCTTGGCTCTGGCAGTGAGCACATACTGTTTGCGAATTTCTTCCAGAAACGAATTTTTGGTAAGCATAGTC of the Desulfosediminicola ganghwensis genome contains:
- a CDS encoding ABC transporter permease, which codes for MKETKVKLFRPAQQSLANRRWQQFKRSRRGYWSLVIFSILFLTSLFAEVISNDKPLLVVYEGRPHFPLFIAYPETAFGGYFETETDYSDPYFKELMERQGGVAFFPINGHSYDSINLNINQPVPSPPSSVNWLGTDDRGRDVLARLIYGFRISVVFGLVLTTVGTLIGILAGSVQGYFGGKTDLFFQRFIEVWGSMPELYLLIIFSSIFQPSILLLLILLSLFSWMGLSDYVRAEFLKGRNMEYVKAAKALGVSNITIMYRHLLPNGMTPVITFLPFRISAAILALTSLDFLGLGVPASTPSLGELLAQGKANIDAWWLSLSTFIVLVGTLVLLIFIGEALREAFDPRKI